In Chrysiogenes arsenatis DSM 11915, the sequence TAGGGTTTGCAGTGTAATGTTTGAGGTCGTCAAAAGAAACCCAGCGACAGGCGAAAACGTCCGAACTGGCGCGTAACTCTCCATTTACATAGCGGCACAGGTAATCAAGAATGACATAATGGTGTGGGAAGTTGGGGGAGTCGAGCCCCATTTTTTCAATGGCACAGAGGGGAATTTGAGGTGTTAAAACCTCTATTTCAATATTGCACTCTTCGCGGATTTCGCGCTGTAATCCAGCTTCAAGTGTTTCGCCCACTTCTAATTTCCCGCCAGGAAATGTCCACGTCCCTTTGGCTGGTTCCTGTCCACGTTCAGCAATACACACCTCTCCTGCGTGATTTACTATGACAGCCGCCACGCCAATTACGGGATATACTGGTTTTGTCGTCATTATTTTCCTCCATCTGCTTCGTGTTGCGCTTCTGTGTTGACCATGGTACTTTTAGCACGAAAAAAGGGGGCATAGATGCAAAGAAGACACTTTCGCGTTCCATGTAGGTATAGTATTTCGACGTTGATTCTCTTGCTAATCGCTTTCTCTTTCCTCGCGGGCTGCGCGAAACGCCCACCGATTCAATCGCGACCGACCACCTATGATATTCCAACGGATCGCGACTACGGTACTCCGGCACGCGATACCCCCGCAACTTTGCGCCCGTATGTTATTAAAGGTGAGAAGTACTACCCGATATCGAATGCCGATGGGTATGTTGAAGAGGGGAATGCTTCATGGTATGGACACCCGTTTCATGGTCGCAAAACCAGTAATGGTGAAACCTATAATATGCATCACTTCACCGCAGCACATAAAACACTCCCCATGAATCTCTATGTGCGGGTCACCCACCAATTGAATGGAAAGTCGACTATTGTTCGCATCAACGATCGTGGCCCGTTCGTTGCTGGGCGAATTATTGATCTTTCACGAGCCTCTGCTGAAGCCATTGACATGATTGGCAGTGGAACCGCGCCCGTATTAGTCGAAGTGCTGGGGTATCATATCGGCGATCCACGCGCTCGCGTGACAACGTATAACCCTGCCGAATTCCGCAGTGCTGGCGATGTGACCCATGGCAACTTTACGCTGCAAGTTGGTGCCTTTGCGCAGCGCGATAACGCCAATCGCTATGCCGACAGGTTCCGTAGTCAATATTCAAATGTCCACGTTGTGCCGTATGATTCTCCTGATCGTGGTATTCTCTACCGC encodes:
- a CDS encoding NUDIX hydrolase; amino-acid sequence: MTTKPVYPVIGVAAVIVNHAGEVCIAERGQEPAKGTWTFPGGKLEVGETLEAGLQREIREECNIEIEVLTPQIPLCAIEKMGLDSPNFPHHYVILDYLCRYVNGELRASSDVFACRWVSFDDLKHYTANPTTLWVADLARSTYVQYSSLPKSK
- a CDS encoding septal ring lytic transglycosylase RlpA family protein; translated protein: MQRRHFRVPCRYSISTLILLLIAFSFLAGCAKRPPIQSRPTTYDIPTDRDYGTPARDTPATLRPYVIKGEKYYPISNADGYVEEGNASWYGHPFHGRKTSNGETYNMHHFTAAHKTLPMNLYVRVTHQLNGKSTIVRINDRGPFVAGRIIDLSRASAEAIDMIGSGTAPVLVEVLGYHIGDPRARVTTYNPAEFRSAGDVTHGNFTLQVGAFAQRDNANRYADRFRSQYSNVHVVPYDSPDRGILYRVRIGGYTTLEAAKAASIQLENHRIDNFIVAE